The following are encoded in a window of Syntrophales bacterium genomic DNA:
- a CDS encoding PDZ domain-containing protein: MCRTLNTLYIVIFLLLTCAPISQAQSSRTVDPGVLREIAMWKFVPEEDVVETFFSCDLVTQIDYCKRLNVKFEGFYKAYFPDGFVLTLSPSGEILEHYYNPSERNVDSLERNWIIHRNSDFAGTDEARRKRLITRLGDLNAFFEELLGMNDLYAGDYDRAVRISSWVSCTFEGSCIGISFEMRSDGFPVVSWVLRLSPAEKAGLKVGDKLVKVNGQSVSGWDSERLVRVLTGQKGASTTLTVERAYIKKPFDIVIPRGTTDEKDDFTVKLLADALAVRAFANQALGKREEFLKDVERSYSLDPTGKWAKRAMAFLHLERGNFNEALRVLPERKDVIDMIIEVVSYAKLGDMKRASDIYSNLLEDSFEAKGRFLERHLALAHDSLKPYAEGKLKIAKENESKGKYKEALKEYAEYFKFADEEEARAVRSHIAKLIEKYPQFFVLTEEARKFVIRAESYTSEGKFEKAVSEYKKALKIQPFFPALYKALALNYVQLKNYKQAIKNMKIYLELYPDAPDARAAQDEIYRWELLTEK; encoded by the coding sequence ATGTGCAGGACTCTAAATACACTATACATAGTTATTTTTTTGTTATTGACATGCGCCCCGATTTCTCAGGCTCAGTCCTCACGGACGGTAGATCCAGGGGTATTGAGAGAGATAGCTATGTGGAAATTTGTTCCTGAAGAAGACGTGGTGGAAACTTTTTTTTCATGCGATTTAGTGACTCAGATTGATTATTGTAAAAGATTGAATGTAAAATTTGAAGGTTTTTATAAAGCTTATTTCCCCGACGGATTTGTTTTAACTCTCTCACCTTCCGGAGAAATTTTGGAGCACTACTACAATCCTTCCGAGAGAAATGTAGATTCACTTGAAAGAAACTGGATTATTCACCGAAATTCAGACTTTGCAGGTACTGATGAGGCGAGAAGAAAACGGCTGATAACGAGGTTAGGTGATTTAAACGCTTTTTTTGAAGAACTTTTGGGAATGAATGATCTATATGCTGGTGATTATGACAGGGCAGTACGCATCTCTTCATGGGTAAGTTGTACCTTTGAGGGTAGTTGTATAGGAATCTCGTTTGAAATGAGGAGCGATGGTTTTCCTGTTGTTTCGTGGGTGCTGAGATTGTCTCCGGCTGAAAAGGCTGGTCTCAAAGTTGGAGATAAACTCGTTAAAGTGAACGGACAATCGGTATCAGGGTGGGATTCGGAGAGATTAGTTCGAGTTTTGACAGGTCAAAAAGGTGCCTCAACGACGCTTACAGTAGAGAGGGCATATATAAAAAAACCTTTTGATATTGTAATTCCCAGGGGTACTACCGATGAAAAAGACGATTTTACTGTTAAGTTGTTAGCTGATGCCCTCGCCGTTCGGGCTTTTGCCAATCAAGCACTGGGAAAAAGAGAGGAATTTTTAAAAGATGTTGAGAGATCTTACTCCTTGGATCCCACTGGTAAATGGGCAAAAAGGGCTATGGCCTTCCTTCATCTTGAGAGAGGGAATTTCAATGAAGCCTTGAGGGTCTTGCCCGAGAGAAAGGATGTCATTGATATGATTATTGAGGTGGTCAGTTATGCTAAACTTGGGGATATGAAGAGAGCTTCAGATATTTACAGCAATCTTTTGGAAGATTCTTTTGAAGCTAAAGGTAGATTTCTAGAAAGGCATCTCGCCTTAGCCCATGATTCTCTAAAGCCATACGCTGAGGGAAAGCTAAAAATCGCAAAGGAGAATGAATCGAAAGGTAAATACAAGGAAGCTTTGAAGGAATACGCGGAGTATTTTAAGTTTGCTGATGAAGAAGAGGCAAGAGCTGTGAGGAGTCATATTGCAAAACTGATAGAAAAATACCCTCAATTCTTTGTCCTTACAGAGGAGGCTAGGAAATTTGTCATTAGGGCAGAGTCCTATACATCAGAGGGCAAATTTGAAAAAGCGGTTTCCGAATATAAAAAGGCCTTGAAAATCCAGCCTTTTTTCCCAGCCCTTTATAAGGCCCTTGCGTTAAATTATGTACAGCTAAAAAACTACAAGCAGGCCATAAAAAATATGAAGATATATCTCGAGCTTTATCCGGATGCCCCCGATGCAAGGGCTGCACAGGACGAGATATACAGATGGGAACTATTAACAGAGAAGTAG